In Larimichthys crocea isolate SSNF chromosome XXII, L_crocea_2.0, whole genome shotgun sequence, the genomic stretch ACCATGGTTAGGGTATCGACAGtttatgaaaagaaacagaatcaAAATATCACTCACTTGAAACATGATCTTTGTAAATTTAAAACACTTACAACTTGAGTCACAGAGACACCCACACAGCCCCGTTAACTAAACAAATGTCACAATAAGTCAAGtgttttgtcatatttgtgttcaaatcaaacaaaaatatgaatgaaaatgaatctaCAGAGATGAAAATACCTGAACAGACATATTTATCTAAATAATATGGAAAGTTAGAAGTAGCCTGGATATTTtctgacataaaaacattcaaatgaatatcTGTGAGTTTATAGaaggaacagagagaggcagaggaggggaaAAGCACAGGAAAAGTTTCAACAAAGTATTTTGCCATAATCCAAAAAGTAAACATGTGCCTCATGGGTGAGAAAAAAACCTAAAAGCTCGTGCCAGTACGTCATACCATCGAGCGTGTCGCCCCCTCTTCCCTTTAAAATAGTTTGATCTGCCACGCCCACGCCATAATTCCCACTCAGCTGTTACTGTAACACGCTTTTGGTTTCCACGTTCACACATCGGAGGCGTCGGACAGTAGGAAAGTCGGACTGGGAGAGTCACCACGCGTCGCAGGGTTCGATCGCCTCGTCCGCCAGTTTTTGAACAACCTGTTGCGCAGCTGCTATTTCTAAGCTTCTCTCGCGGTGTGCAGAGGGAGACATGCTCTTCGTTTTggatgatgaagtgatgaagctTGATATCGCGGATCTGtagaatcatttttttttatttttatgaagtcTTGCAGCCGACAGTGAATTTGCGAGTCTCTCTAATATGATCTCAGAGACGGGGGATGCGGGTCATGAGCTGGACGCGTCTAGACTGGAGCCACAGCCTTTTCTACCTGACTTTAATCCTGTGGACCAGACGCATGAATGGACTGGCTGACTTTTCAAGTAAGATgaaggtgatggtgatgatgatgatgcagaaagaggaggatgaggaggataaATCAGGATGGTTTAAGGTCACAGAAAGGGTTTTTGTCTCTTAACTAAAAGTCTTGTCACTgaggtttggtgtgtgtggctgcacTCTTATAAGTGGTGGGAGTGAAACATTAGTGTACATGGTGTGACAGATAAGGTGGTTCTAGACATTTTTACATTGCCagttttctaaaatgtcagtCTTTTGTCCCAGAAGTCCAACTTGAGAGTTGACATGGATGATTAATGGAGtaacatttctgttattttatgattagTCATGTCTTATGTAACTAATGTTTACCCTCTTAACTCCTAATTCGGTGGAGTTAGAGACACTGTTTAATGCAGAGGATGCTTTCCTGATGTTTAATCTACCATCTGTATTATTTCAGTCAGCTCAGAGTCCTTTTCTATAAGACAAATAATGCAAATATGTCAAGACAAACGACTTTGAATGAGAAGAAACTTAATCACATCTGCACATCATGCAACAAAGGTGGGTCATATTAGGTTGAATGCCAGTTGGCGGAGTTTGCCATCCAAGAAAGAGAACTGGCAGTGCACACGTGGTGATGGGTGAGTTTTCAAAGCAACATGAGACAACTAACAGAGGTCCAAAAGAGGCCAAACAAACTGATCCAAAACCACAAATGCAGCAGATTGAAAATCCAAAACTAAATTTCAACAGTAATAAGTTGTTTCAAGTTAACGTTTTTAGTCTGTGAGTTATAGCGGACTTAGTGAACCCTGTGGAAGCACGCCCTTCCTGATAGGGTCCTTTTGGTTTAAGTGGATTTAAAGAGTAACTCTAGTGATTCACATGAAGTTCAGGGATTCATaagagacagattaaaaaaataatggtgAAAATTGAGATGGCAGAGgcctgacttttagtcttttagtctCTCCTTTCAAACCCCACACACCCAATCAGTAATGCAGGATGAGAGCTCCCTCCAGAGAGACATTAAAGTACATTAAACTACCTATTTTTACAGGCTGGAAATAATAGTCATGGTAGGTAAACTCAACTTCCTGTGTGGGGTCATCCGTGAAGTCTCCCTTTAATGCATCTGTATGCTCTCTATGTTCATTTCAACCAAACCGATGCACCTTTTGTGTAACAGACTACCTGTCCAGAATCATCACGAGTCACTCTGCTCACGCCTGTGACGGACAGCCTCTGCGACTCCACTGTCCACgtcactccaccatctccatcCAGTCCGCCTTCTACGGGAGCAGCGAGGCGAGGCTGTGCGGAGCAGACCCTGCGCTCAGAGTGCACAACCACAGCTGCTCAGCTTTTACTgctctgcaggtgtgttttATGTGGGATATCACACTCGCTGGGTCTGGTTGTGTATTGGCGGGCGTTCACCAGTTTCGGCTGATTTATTGGAGAGGTGCTCACCCCATATGTGTTTTAGTTTTGGAGTGAACACCACCAAACTTACATGTGCTGGCTGGTGAATTCTGCTTTGAGTTTGtgcaacattttctttgcatCTGATTTACATTGTGCTCACTGTGGGATTGTCACATCCAACTCTGACTGTCTCTGATGTTTGCTGTACAGAAGCTGCTGTCAGAgtgtcagagccacagagatTGCCAGCTGCCTGTCAACCACCTGCTATTTGGGAAGGACCCCTGCCCTGGCACTACCAAATACCTCCATGTCCACTACAAGTGTAAACCAAGTGAGTTCTGCAGCTCACACAAAAAtcttccccctccccccaaTGCTAACCACTCATTTTCCCACTGccatcacctccttcacctctccatcctttttgtttttttcccctcactcaGCTGAACACAAAAAGCATGTGGTGTGTGAGGGGGGGACAATGATCTTGCATTGTAAGCCCCCCAGGGTTCTGAACATCTATGCAGCTGTCTATGGGAGAAGTCTTGGTCAGACTGACACCTGCCCCTCGCACCTGACAAAACCACCCCCGTTTGGTGAGTCAATGGAATATTCACATATGGTAACCAACAGATGATTCCACTTTTACAAGAATGAAGACAGGAAAGACTTTTTGTAATAAAGAGCAAAGTTTTAGCAAGAGGAGGTTTTGCCCAACAGGTGATCAACAGATGTAAGTGACAGGGTTCCCTACTCTGACAGTTTAAACGGGCGGTTGATATAACTAGACCATTACTAGTTCAATTAGCATCGTATCAATATCAAGATCTATTGACATCTTTTTTGCAGTTTCATGAAGTCAGGAGATGCAGGAGAGaatcctggaaaaaaaagaacccaGAAGGTGCTGCAGAGCATCCACCAGTCACAGTTTAGTCAACATGAGCTGCCATTCAGATAAGCGTTCATCCAGGAGATTCATTAGATTGTTTCATGGcacaaaacagaagagagcaTTGTTCTATGCTAaagctgtgtctcaatttggaTACTTCCATGAGTACACTTCTTTATGTAATCTAATTTCAGCTGTGTAGTGTTACCTCAATTTGTGTAAGGCTGCTGTGCACTTACCGGAAATGACATTCCCAACATTTTCTTTGCCGAGCGTTAGAATCAACATTtaactgccaaaatataaatataaaacatttgtacaacttacatttgtatgcAGCCGCTTTATCTCCAGTAGCTTCCTTAGCTGCCGTTTCCCCAATGCTGGTAGCCCCTCCACTCCCACTGTGTAGCAAATTGTCCACCATCCGGTCCTGCATTTTGACTAACTGACAGTGTAAACTAACAAACTGGTGTACTTAAAGTAGCAAGTGTAAATATGGAAATACGTGAACTGAGAAACATGAAAAGCCTTTTTCTCAGCAGACATTTGGACTTTGGTCATAGTAGGTAAatcacaggtgttactaataataTTCAATCAATCGgtcagtcaaactttatttgtatagcacttttcatacgagacaaaatgtaacacaaagtgcttcacataaaaacataaaacataaaaacaagcaaacacccTCCGCCCATCCCCAACCCTCCACCCCAACACCCACAGCCCAACCCAGTTCTCCACCCCTGACCCTCCTTCCCACCCATCCCATTCCAAatattaacaatggctctgGTCTACTTAAGTGTTCGAGTGAGCCATGAAAGTGTGAACAATAGCAGGACCCTGAGATAGAATGGCAAAGAGCAGCTCTAATCTGTTTACTAAAATTAGAAGAACAAAGAGGGGTTCATGGGAAATGTGGTTTTCAttaaagagacacacaaacaaaaactacacagcaggctttttttttcctgacacgCCATATATAGCAGAAAAAGCACAGACACAAGTAATAACATCACTAATGACTGCATTCCACGTGGGTGTGCCTCAGTCAGCGTTACTGTTATTGAgtccacctgtgcttttcctggtATGACAAGAAAAAGGCCTGTAGGAATGGTGTGAGATAAACGCCTCGcttcattgtcatttgtttGCAATTTTAGCAAATGGTGCTAACCTTACAAACTTCAACACAATGCTTcagatcaacacaaaacattttacactgtGTGCCACCTCAGAAAATAGTTGACTGTTGTTGtatcctgaacagaaccggttAAAGAACCAGAGCTGATTTGGTGCTGAAGGGTTCTCCTGATCTGCACTGctctttctaatattttttcTAATATGTTTGCATTGAGTTATTGAACCGTTCACGTTACCTCCACTCACTATGTTACGGTCACATTTCAGTTCGTAATTAATCATGGATGTAGGCATGCTATGCACTACCTGGATGAATGCAACTACATATCAGGCTCATATTGATACAACATATTGCAGGTAATGTAGAAAACGTATTTTGAATTATATTCCAGCATagtatatataatgtattaatagtatgttgtgtttttaaatgaaaatattttgaagATTCCTCCACCACAAAGTACCACCACAAGAATTTCATGTACCACCTGTGGTACCACAGTTTAGGAGCCAGTGCTATAGATGTATTTGGATGTTGAATGCTTAAGAATATTATATAACTATTCACCTTGCTGGATAAAAGGACCCATTAAATGTCTGCCAAAAAGATGATCTCACTATAGTTAACCTACAACCAAACTCCtgcaaaatattaaatcagTGGTTCAGCTTTTCCAGTGAGCTGTCCCAAAGCATGAGCgagcattacacacacacacacacacacacacacacacacacacacacacacacacacacacacacacacactcattcattcCCTCTCAGTGTTTCTCATTCAACACCTGTCTCTCtgagtttctctctgctgttcccTGCAGAATGTCTGAACCACGAGGCCGTACACTTGGTATCCAAGTCCTGCTACAGCAAACAGAagtgtgttgttgctgtcagCAACCAGACCTTTAGGGACCCCTGCTTTCCAGGAACCAGGAAGTACCTCAGTGTGGTCTATTCTTGTGGTAGGACCCTTTCTGCTTCCTCATTCCCAAGATACACTTAGAAGCACGCAGTGATAAATTAGAGCGCTTTACCAAAATAGGAACAGGCTTACACAATTTTATGGATCACGTCatgtctgttcttgtttttactttattcattaTGTGACTGTGAACTTTGTAGTTTCCTACTGTGGCTGTTTTATCAAGCTGCCATCAGTTGTTCTTATCATATCACACCCAACAACACAGTAGCTGGGAATAATAGACCGGGAGCTGAGATTTGCCGGGTCGAGGCTGACATCCTGCCAAACTTCCTACGATTGGCACAAACGTCAGTGAGGTCATACAGCGACGCTGCTCATGTGAATGAAAATTCGGAGATTTGACTTAAGCCTGAGCTTTAAAGTCAGCTGTGATAGGCGGCCCTGATAAGGACAAGCGATTACAGAGAATgaatggatgggtggatggatgggctTGAGCCTTGTGTTGGTGCCAGTTGGCTCCGTCGAGCACAAAACAATGTGTGGACCGGTTATCAACACAATTGGACAAAAAGCACTGATAATGTGAGATCGTTATTACACTGTGGGCCAAAGTGGCGCGCTGATGAATGATCTACTGTAGAGTCTGTGTGAATTTGTTCACTATCTCTTCTGTCTTCCTTCCAATAGTACCACAGACTTTATTAAGGGAAGCAGACCCAAACATATTTAGCTCCACCCTATCTCCTGCTGTGGACACAGAAAAAGGTAAGCACATCACGACATCACGTTACATTCTGTAGCATTTACCCCACATCTACATAGTTCTTGTGTTCACAACAGGTCCTCCTGCAGATCTGGAGGAGCCTTCCTCCAAAGGGTCCAAAAGACCAGACAACTCAGGAGCTATGATGAGCAACTCCCTCCTGACCTACGCCTACATCAAAGGTAAATTCACAGGGATGCACACACTCATGAATCTATTCCATGCTTTAAACATCTCCTGCCCTTCATTAACCACGCAGAGCATCCAGAAATGGCAGCGCTGCTCTTCACCTCCAGCGTGTGCATTGGTCTTCTGCTCACACTTCTGGCCGTGTCAGTGCGAGTGACCTGCAGAGGAGGACAGTTCAGGGATCACAGGGTCACACCCAAGTCTCGTAGCCAGACTGCTAACAgccaggaagatgaggatgatgaggacgaagaagaagatgatgatgatgatgatgatgatgaaacagAAAGCTCTTTAATCTCAGCCGCAGAAAGGAAGGCGATACACAGCTGGGAGGAAGTGACTTACGTGAGCGAGGCCGCCGAGCGGGCCGAGAGGATTGAGCGCAGGGAGATGATCATACAGGAGATCTGGATGAACGCTTATCTGAACGGCAGCTCATGTTGACTAAACTGTGACTGGTGGATGCCAGCACCTTTTCCAGGattctctgcagcagctctcaaACTTTGATTCTTAACaaagaaacttgtttttttttaaaaatatattttaaagctgTCTTTGTGCATTTTTGGAGGAATGCTCAGTTTGTAATGTTTGGGTGAAACTGCAGTATTAGCCATCTTTTTAAAGGTTCAACAGGGTTTAAGCTGTAAAATGTGTGGTCATATAACTCCTGtcattgtttaaatgttgtattttattcacATTCACCACCAAATGAAGCTAGGATTTCAGGTTGAAATGCTGCTTACTgctataaaaataagaaatatcaCTGCCATGTTAATTCAAGtcgattttatttatatagctaaTATCACAATCAATTTAGCCTCAAAAGGTTTAACAATATGTACAGCATACAATTATTGATTTGGATAAGGAATTCccctggcaaaaaaaaatggaagaaacctcaggaggaGTAACAGAGAAAGGATTTTTCTTCCAGGTCGGAGAGACAAGGCACTCGATCAACATCGAAAACTACAGTACGAACAATCAGGATGGCAAAATTATGGAGATATCGTAAAAACATCTGAAGAATTTTAATCCAGCAGGATGTCAAGCAACTCACAGGTGCAGCCAAACAGATGAGCCACACAACTTCCTCTCCACCATGGAAAACCAGAAAGAGGACAGActgcacagagagggagagagagacaagaggggAGGTTAAAGACGGAGATCAGGAGccaaaacatctcaacaaccagggaatagagagagagagagagagagagagagagagaggtttagGATGTCTGATGGTCCAGCACAAAGAAACCTGAGTGCCAATGCAGGGAAGCCAGAATTGGTGTGATGTGGTCGAATTTTCTGGTTTTAGTTCAAAATTGTAGCTGCAAGCATTCGGAACCAGTTGAGGAATTTTACAGCTGGCAGGCGATaagaaagacaacaaaacattacaataaaATCTATGAAACAAAGGAATGATCCAGATTTCTACATCAGCCAAGGACAGAAAATACCCGTTTTTTTAGTTATGTGGTGTTATGTTAGTTGGAAAAAGGGTGTCTTTGTGATTTCTTTAGTGCTGATCCAAGAAGAGGGATCAAACGTAACAAGATTCCTGGATTTTTCGTTATTGAAAGTTACTTGATCAAACCGTTGTGTGACATCcagtttttcacagcagacaagCAGGCCTCTCATAATTTGGGAATATCAGGGTGTAGTTGCTGAGACATTACTCTATCTACTACTTTATTATCTATCTGGATCCTAATTTTCGTCTGTAGAGGTTTAAGTAGTCTCAGTAGCAGTCTTAGTCGAGTAGTGGCAGTGCCAGTTGCATGTGATAAATGAACAATGTTCAGCATTTTATGTCTTGAAAAAGGTCAGCTGGCGGAGCTCGAGGAGGCAGGTTAGAAGGGCTGTGTTTGAGTTACAGTGTCTACAGAAATCTAGGGTTGTGTTTATTGTTACTGATTAAGCAAGAGAAATATGCTGCTTTGGCAGCGGGCAGAGAACACTAATTCCATTCACACCGTACACTCTCACGCCTGTGGATCGAGTGAAAGCAAAAGTGTTAAGTGGCAGAAAGGTTTTAGTGGGCTTTATTCAGCTGAATATTGAAATCAGCAGTAATTAAATGGTAATTAAATCTAATTAGTACAGAAgctctatttacattttatctcctccgttttctcgtgataatgagttaatttcatttattttctcgaGCTcttgagttatttatgtcattatctcgAAAGAACAAATGCTGTTATTCTGAGATAATGGCATCATTTTCTCAAGATCCGGAGATAACTTGAATAGCTGAAATAACGTTTCCTGCAAATACACTAGacagtcattttgttttctatgGATCTCcagattttaaattaattttgtcGTTATCTCTAGGACACAaagttatttcaataaaattatcatatcatatcatataattAAATGAAgtttttgagaaaacaaatgaaattaacttgttattatgagtggaaataaaatgtatgaacgCATGGATGCTTAGGGTTTCCGTACATTACAATGAGGAACAAAGTTTAAGATAAAATTTGGGAATAAGGACCAAGTGGTCTGTTGAGTATCACAAAGTGAAATGATTAAAACGCCACTGTCCTGCACATACAGTTCATAATTTCATAGCTGGTTTTATGTCTCTAAATTAGTTCATTTAATAACAAGTTTGGAGGTTAAGTTAAAAAATAGATCAAAGCAACACCCTCCACCTCTTTTGTAGCCTGAGCCCGAACATGGACATGGATATACTCAGAAaccaaatcatattttatatccaGACCGTGCTGAAGAATCAAATAATCTATCAGTAAAGCTTTGGTAGACGGTGATCTGATATTTGTAAAACCACATTTTAGGATCTTGTtggagctgcagctgtcagtcacagacCGATCTGTGGAGCCACTGTATCAATGACAAATCATGTGTCAGGGAACATAAGGGTCATAACACCTCCAGTTTGTCTAAAGGTGACAATGGAACACAGTGGTTTGGTTTGAACGCCATCATGGATACATTTGTGGTTTCTGTCTTTCATAACAGctgtaaaaaatgatttgatgtaacaaacaaatattc encodes the following:
- the eva1c gene encoding protein eva-1 homolog C isoform X1, which translates into the protein MRVMSWTRLDWSHSLFYLTLILWTRRMNGLADFSNYLSRIITSHSAHACDGQPLRLHCPRHSTISIQSAFYGSSEARLCGADPALRVHNHSCSAFTALQKLLSECQSHRDCQLPVNHLLFGKDPCPGTTKYLHVHYKCKPTEHKKHVVCEGGTMILHCKPPRVLNIYAAVYGRSLGQTDTCPSHLTKPPPFECLNHEAVHLVSKSCYSKQKCVVAVSNQTFRDPCFPGTRKYLSVVYSCVPQTLLREADPNIFSSTLSPAVDTEKGPPADLEEPSSKGSKRPDNSGAMMSNSLLTYAYIKEHPEMAALLFTSSVCIGLLLTLLAVSVRVTCRGGQFRDHRVTPKSRSQTANSQEDEDDEDEEEDDDDDDDDETESSLISAAERKAIHSWEEVTYVSEAAERAERIERREMIIQEIWMNAYLNGSSC
- the eva1c gene encoding protein eva-1 homolog C isoform X2, with protein sequence MRVMSWTRLDWSHSLFYLTLILWTRRMNGLADFSNYLSRIITSHSAHACDGQPLRLHCPRHSTISIQSAFYGSSEARLCGADPALRVHNHSCSAFTALQKLLSECQSHRDCQLPVNHLLFGKDPCPGTTKYLHVHYKCKPTEHKKHVVCEGGTMILHCKPPRVLNIYAAVYGRSLGQTDTCPSHLTKPPPFVPQTLLREADPNIFSSTLSPAVDTEKGPPADLEEPSSKGSKRPDNSGAMMSNSLLTYAYIKEHPEMAALLFTSSVCIGLLLTLLAVSVRVTCRGGQFRDHRVTPKSRSQTANSQEDEDDEDEEEDDDDDDDDETESSLISAAERKAIHSWEEVTYVSEAAERAERIERREMIIQEIWMNAYLNGSSC